Proteins from a genomic interval of Salinarchaeum sp. Harcht-Bsk1:
- a CDS encoding ABC transporter permease has translation MSARKLLRIARWEVATSTGTIDRKTVAVLLVALLAAAAGAPAITSGAGQLDAGLYTVAVDDEHPYSDAIESRDSLRIVDSENRADLVVTDGDVRVADGTSGDAALSELRDAIRSYNNRNLREEDDQAAAFPVFVDLEFVEEAGTTIGEDGTSDGDTTGDGTSDGTGDTTGDGSGTDGGGSGETDGSADDSDGTTDDGSIGGSTGSSDGRLPVPDVGVGGSGAQSGTPGDISAPFPFASLVLAFLFVLPMNFVIQAYGSTIMDERRNRRGELLLVAPVTRTDVVGGKTLPYVGGIAAVTVTIAALVGGGPLSVLAVMPIGLLFLGLTFVAAMFARSYKELTFLTVSISVFVTSFVFVPAIFTDVTPIALISPLTLVVIDLKGSAVDAGGVLFATGPSLLASGVLFGLGIGIYREEDMFTQVPVHGKALDALAAWIHRPRHVAAMTALFIPFVFVLELLAVAVLFALPLAVSLPAILVLVAVVEEVAKSLHVFAAFEHDRFDRALPTALGLGLASGAGFFLAEKATHAIQLVGLDQLEVGQAAFAPSTGVGPALAVALFLAPLVLHGVTAAISAVGASENAKTYGSALAVAILVHAGYNLGVILLVA, from the coding sequence GTGAGCGCACGGAAGCTCCTCCGGATCGCGCGCTGGGAGGTGGCAACGAGCACCGGCACGATCGATCGCAAGACGGTCGCCGTCCTGCTCGTCGCGCTGCTCGCCGCCGCGGCGGGCGCACCGGCGATCACGAGCGGCGCCGGCCAGCTCGACGCCGGCCTCTACACCGTCGCCGTCGACGACGAGCACCCCTATTCGGACGCGATCGAGTCGCGAGACTCTCTGCGAATCGTCGACAGTGAGAACCGCGCGGACCTCGTCGTCACCGACGGTGACGTCCGCGTCGCCGACGGCACGAGCGGGGACGCCGCGCTGTCGGAACTCCGGGACGCGATCCGGTCGTACAACAACCGCAACCTCCGCGAGGAAGACGATCAGGCAGCGGCCTTCCCCGTGTTCGTCGACCTCGAGTTCGTCGAGGAGGCCGGGACGACGATCGGCGAGGACGGCACCAGCGACGGCGACACCACGGGCGATGGAACGAGCGACGGAACGGGCGATACCACCGGGGACGGCTCCGGGACCGATGGTGGCGGCTCCGGTGAAACGGACGGATCCGCCGACGACAGCGACGGCACCACCGACGACGGCAGCATCGGAGGCAGCACCGGTAGCAGCGACGGGCGACTCCCCGTGCCCGACGTCGGCGTGGGCGGCAGCGGCGCCCAGAGCGGCACGCCCGGGGACATCTCGGCGCCGTTCCCCTTCGCCTCGCTCGTGCTCGCCTTCCTGTTCGTCCTCCCGATGAACTTCGTGATCCAGGCCTACGGCTCGACGATCATGGACGAACGGCGCAACCGTCGGGGCGAACTCCTGCTCGTCGCGCCGGTCACTCGCACCGACGTCGTCGGCGGGAAGACCCTGCCCTACGTCGGCGGGATCGCCGCGGTCACCGTGACCATCGCCGCGCTGGTCGGCGGCGGGCCGCTCTCCGTCCTGGCCGTCATGCCGATCGGCCTGCTCTTCCTCGGGCTCACGTTCGTCGCCGCGATGTTCGCTCGCTCCTACAAGGAGTTGACCTTCCTCACCGTCTCGATCAGCGTCTTCGTCACGAGCTTCGTGTTCGTGCCGGCGATCTTCACCGACGTGACGCCGATCGCGCTGATCTCGCCGCTGACCCTGGTAGTGATCGACCTGAAAGGGAGCGCAGTCGACGCCGGCGGCGTGCTCTTCGCGACCGGCCCGTCGCTGCTCGCGAGCGGCGTGCTGTTCGGCCTTGGCATCGGCATCTACCGCGAGGAGGACATGTTCACGCAGGTGCCCGTCCACGGGAAGGCCCTCGACGCGCTCGCGGCGTGGATTCACCGCCCGCGTCACGTCGCCGCGATGACCGCGCTGTTCATCCCGTTCGTGTTCGTCCTCGAACTCCTCGCCGTCGCCGTCCTGTTCGCGCTCCCGCTCGCCGTCTCGCTCCCCGCGATCCTCGTCCTCGTCGCCGTGGTCGAGGAGGTCGCCAAGAGTCTCCACGTGTTCGCCGCCTTCGAGCACGATCGCTTCGATCGTGCCCTCCCCACCGCGCTCGGCCTCGGCCTGGCCAGCGGCGCGGGCTTCTTCCTCGCGGAGAAGGCCACGCACGCGATCCAGCTCGTCGGGCTCGACCAGCTCGAGGTCGGGCAGGCCGCGTTCGCGCCCTCGACGGGCGTCGGCCCCGCACTCGCAGTCGCGCTCTTCCTCGCGCCGCTTGTGCTCCACGGCGTCACGGCCGCGAT